One region of Oryza sativa Japonica Group chromosome 5, ASM3414082v1 genomic DNA includes:
- the LOC4338581 gene encoding protein SRC2, with amino-acid sequence MARSRSSSFDIDGSQSRPPAMAMACRTLELTLLSASDLRGVNLVSKMEVYAVVYLAGDPRARQRVATDRAGGRNPSWKGKDATVRLAVPASGAGSGAVRVLLRAERAGLGGDRDVGEVFVPLPDVLAGSGDGPTAAAVASYPVRKVGSSRTTHGVLNLSYKLGGVVHPDPAAAAAAACSCKPAAPAAGGSTMAYLAAAAAAYRAAPPPQPPLYGYRQLPPIPQPVPPMGAVEGGGVRAGR; translated from the coding sequence ATGGCGCGTTCAAGGTCGAGCAGCTTCGATATCGACGGAAGCCAAAGCCGGCCACCGGCCATGGCGATGGCGTGCAGGACGCTGGAGCTGACGCTGCTGTCCGCGAGCGACCTGAGGGGCGTCAACCTcgtctccaagatggaggtctACGCGGTGGTCTACCTCGCCggcgacccgcgcgcgcgccagcgCGTCGCCACggaccgcgccggcggccgcaacCCGTCGTGGAAGGGGAAGGACGCCACCGTCCGCCTCGCCGTCCCGGCGTCGGGCGCCGGGAGCGGCGCGGTCCGCGTGCTCCTCCGCGCGGAGCGCGCCGGGCTCGGCGGCGACCGCGACGTCGGGGAGGTGTTCGTCCCGCTCCCGGACGTCCTCGCCGGCTCCGGGGAcgggcccaccgccgccgcggtggcgtcCTACCCGGTCCGCAAGGTCGGCTCGAGCAGGACCACCCACGGCGTGCTCAACCTCTCCTACAAGCTCGGCGGCGTCGTCCACCCTgaccccgccgcggccgccgccgccgcctgcagctGCAAGCCCGCCGCGCCGGCAGCAGGTGGCTCGACGATGGCGTacctggcggcggcagcggcggcgtacagggctgcgccgccgccgcagccgccgctgtACGGCTACCGCCAGCTGCCGCCGATACCGCAGCCGGTGCCGCCTATGggcgcggtggagggcggcggcgtgcgcgccgGCCGGTGA
- the LOC4338582 gene encoding fT-interacting protein 7 — MMQRPFRPEEYSLKETSPHLGGGAAGDKLTTTYDLVEQMQYLYVRVVKAKDLPSKDITGSCDPYVEVKLGNYKGTTRHFEKKTNPEWNQVFAFSKERIQSSVVEIIVKDKDFVKDDFIGRVLFDLNEVPKRVPPDSPLAPQWYRLEERNGHKVKGELMLAVWMGTQADEAFPEAWHSDAASIPGDGLASIRSKVYLTPKLWYLRVNVIEAQDLIPNDRTRFPDVYVKAMLGNQALRTRVSPSRTLNPMWNEDLMFVAAEPFEEHLILSVEDRIAPGKDDVLGRTIISLQHVPRRLDHKLLNSQWYNLEKHVIVDGEQKKETKFSSRIHLRICLEGGYHVLDESTHYSSDLRPTAKQLWKHSIGILELGILTAQGLLPMKTKDGRGTTDAYCVAKYGQKWVRTRTIIDSFTPKWNEQYTWEVYDPCTVITIGVFDNCHLNGGEKANGARDTRIGKVRIRLSTLETDRVYTHAYPLIVLTPAGVKKMGEVQLAVRFTCSSLLNMMHLYSQPLLPKMHYVHPLSVMQVDNLRRQATNIVSTRLSRAEPPLRKEIVEYMLDVDSHMWSMRKSKANFFRIMGVLSPLIAVAKWFDQICHWRNPLTTILIHILFVILVLYPELILPTIFLYLFLIGVWYYRWRPRQPPHMDTRLSHAESAHPDELDEEFDTFPTSRPPDIVRMRYDRLRSVAGRIQTVVGDLATQGERLQSLLSWRDPRATALFVTFCFVAAIVLYVTPFRVVVFLAGLYTLRHPRFRHKMPSVPLNFFRRLPARTDSML, encoded by the coding sequence ATGATGCAGAGGCCGTTCCGTCCGGAGGAGTACTCCTTGAAGGAGACTTCTCCTCACCTTGGTGGTGGAGCTGCTGGTGACAAGCTCACCACCACCTATGACTTGGTTGAGCAGATGCAGTATCTTTATGTCCGGGTAGTAAAAGCTAAGGACCTTCCAAGCAAGGACATCACTGGAAGCTGTGACCCATATGTTGAGGTGAAGCTTGGGAATTATAAGGGTACAACTCGGCATTTCGAGAAGAAGACTAATCCTGAGTGGAACCAGGTCTTTGCCTTTTCTAAGGAGCGCATTCAGTCATCAGTGGTTGAGATCATTGTCAAGGATAAGGACTTTGTCAAGGATGACTTCATCGGGCGGGTGTTGTTTGACCTGAATGAGGTCCCAAAACGAGTGCCACCTGACAGCCCATTGGCTCCACAGTGGTATCGGTTGGAAGAGCGGAATGGACACAAGGTGAAGGGAGAGTTGATGTTGGCCGTTTGGATGGGTACTCAAGCAGATGAAGCATTCCCTGAAGCTTGGCACTCTGATGCAGCGTCGATCCCAGGAGATGGActtgcaagtattagatcaaaAGTTTACCTTACTCCAAAGCTTTGGTATCTGAGAGTCAATGTCATTGAGGCACAAGATCTTATACCAAATGACAGGACCAGGTTCCCTGATGTTTATGTCAAAGCCATGCTAGGTAACCAAGCTCTTAGAACCCGGGTATCACCAAGCCGGACGCTGAATCCAATGTGGAATGAGGATTTAATGTTTGTTGCTGCTGAACCATTCGAGGAACACCTGATTCTGAGTGTAGAAGATAGGATTGCCCCAGGGAAGGATGATGTACTTGGAAGGACAATCATTTCTCTGCAGCACGTACCTCGGAGGCTGGATCACAAGTTGCTGAACAGCCAGTGGTACAATCTTGAGAAGCATGTAATTGTGGATGGCGAGCAGAAGAAAGAGACCAAATTTTCAAGCCGGATTCACTTGAGAATATGCCTCGAAGGTGGATATCATGTCTTGGATGAGTCAACACATTACAGCAGTGATTTGAGGCCAACTGCTAAACAGTTATGGAAGCACAGCATTGGCATTCTTGAGTTGGGTATCTTGACAGCACAGGGCCTGTTGCCGATGAAGACCAAGGATGGGCGTGGAACAACTGATGCTTATTGTGTTGCTAAGTATGGGCAGAAGTGGGTGCGGACAAGGACTATTATTGATAGTTTCACACCCAAGTGGAATGAACAATACACTTGGGAGGTGTATGATCCCTGCACTGTGATCACTATTGGTGTATTTGACAATTGCCACTTGAATGGTGGGGAAAAAGCCAACGGTGCCCGGGATACCAGAATTGGGAAGGTCCGCATCCGCCTCTCTACGCTAGAAACTGATCGAGTATATACTCATGCTTACCCTCTGATTGTTCTGACACCTGCTGGTGTTAAGAAAATGGGGGAGGTGCAGCTTGCTGTCAGGTTCACATGCTCATCACTGCTGAACATGATGCATCTGTATTCACAACCATTGCTGCCCAAGATGCACTATGTACACCCATTGTCCGTGATGCAGGTAGACAATCTAAGGCGCCAAGCCACCAACATTGTATCAACAAGGCTGAGCCGTGCAGAACCACCACTGCGGAAGGAAATTGTGGAGTACATGCTGGATGTTGACTCTCATATGTGGAGCATGCGGAAGAGCAAGGCAAACTTTTTCCGTATCATGGGTGTCCTAAGCCCTCTGATTGCGGTGGCCAAGTGGTTTGATCAGATCTGCCATTGGAGAAATCCGCTGACCACCATACTGATCCACATTCTCTTTGTGATTTTAGTCTTGTATCCTGAGCTGATACTGCCAACAATCTTCCTCTACCTGTTCCTGATTGGAGTGTGGTACTACCGCTGGCGGCCAAGGCAGCCACCTCACATGGACACTCGCCTCTCACATGCGGAGAGTGCTCATCCTGATGAGCTTGATGAAGAGTTTGACACATTCCCTACTTCTCGTCCGCCTGACATTGTGAGGATGCGTTATGACCGGCTACGGAGTGTTGCTGGGAGGATACAGACCGTAGTCGGCGATCTCGCGACACAAGGAGAAAGGCTGCAGTCCCTGCTAAGCTGGAGAGACCCAAGAGCCACGGCGCTCTTTGTGACCTTCTGCTTTGTTGCTGCCATTGTCCTCTACGTGACTCCATTCCGTGTTGTGGTCTTCCTTGCAGGCCTGTACACCTTGAGACACCCAAGGTTCCGCCACAAGATGCCCTCTGTTCCTCTGAACTTCTTCAGGAGGCTCCCTGCAAGAACTGATAGCATGTTGTAA